From Vitis vinifera cultivar Pinot Noir 40024 chromosome 3, ASM3070453v1, the proteins below share one genomic window:
- the LOC100247004 gene encoding probable anion transporter 5: MGRLKFPKRYLIVILTFISTCVCYVERVGFSIAYTVAADAAGVNQSSKGTILSTFYYGYACSQVPGGWAAQKLGGRRVLLLSFVLWSLTCALFPLDPNHVRLIVMARLLVGVAQGFIFPSIHTVLAQWVPPHERSRSVSLTTSGMYLGAAAGMLVLPSLVKYRGPQSVFFAEATLGAMWSLLWLKYASDPPRAEYPKATASGFGESLLPMRGSQKVKVENGGNSVKTSKIPWKRIFISLPVWAIVVNNFTFHYALYVLMNWLPTYFELGLRLSLQEMGSSKMLPYLNMFIFSNIGGVVADHLITKRIMSVTKTRKFLNTIGFIVASLALMALPTFRTSGGAVFCSSLALGFLALGRAGFAVNHMDVAPRYAGIVMGVSNTAGTLAGIVGVDLTGKLLEAAQIANSDLSGPESWRLVFFIPGLLCIFSSFVFLLFSTGERIFD, translated from the coding sequence ATGGGGAGGCTGAAATTTCCAAAGCGTTACTTGATTGTTATTTTGACGTTCATCTCCACATGTGTTTGTTATGTAGAGCGTGTGGGCTTCTCAATTGCCTATACCGTTGCTGCTGATGCTGCTGGGGTAAACCAATCAAGCAAAGGCACAATACTTTCTACCTTTTACTATGGGTATGCTTGTTCACAGGTGCCCGGAGGATGGGCAGCACAGAAACTAGGAGGAAGGCGTGTTCTTCTCCTCTCATTTGTGTTATGGTCGTTAACTTGTGCTTTATTCCCATTGGACCCAAATCATGTCAGGCTCATAGTGATGGCCCGCTTGCTCGTCGGTGTGGCACAAGGGTTCATTTTCCCCTCCATCCACACTGTTCTTGCACAATGGGTCCCACCCCATGAAAGGTCTAGATCTGTTTCTCTCACAACTTCTGGGATGTACCTAGGGGCAGCTGCAGGAATGCTTGTACTTCCAAGCTTGGTGAAGTACAGGGGCCCCCAATCCGTATTTTTTGCTGAAGCAACATTAGGTGCAATGTGGTCTCTACTGTGGCTCAAATATGCCAGTGACCCTCCTCGAGCTGAATACCCAAAAGCCACTGCCTCTGGTTTTGGGGAATCATTGTTGCCAATGAGAGGAAGTCAGAAGGTAAAAGTGGAGAATGGAGGAAATTCTGtcaaaacttccaaaatccCATGGAAGCGGATTTTCATTAGCTTGCCAGTTTGGGCAATTGTGGTGAATAATTTCACATTTCATTACGCCTTGTATGTGCTGATGAACTGGTTGCCCACATACTTTGAGCTAGGCCTCCGTCTTAGTCTTCAGGAAATGGGTTCTTCTAAGATGTTGCCTTATCTCAACATGTTCATTTTCTCAAACATTGGTGGGGTGGTTGCTGACCATTTGATCACGAAGAGGATCATGTCTGTGACTAAAACCAGGAAGTTCTTGAACACCATAGGATTTATAGTAGCTTCTCTTGCGTTGATGGCACTTCCCACGTTCAGAACTTCTGGTGGGGCTGTGTTTTGTTCTTCTTTGGCTCTTGGTTTCTTGGCTCTAGGGAGAGCTGGGTTTGCTGTGAATCATATGGATGTTGCTCCAAGATATGCAGGAATTGTCATGGGGGTTTCTAATACTGCTGGGACACTAGCTGGCATTGTTGGTGTTGACCTCACTGGCAAACTTCTTGAAGCTGCTCAAATCGCTAATTCTGATCTTTCAGGTCCAGAAAGCTGGAGATTAGTGTTTTTCATCCCAGGGTTGCTCTGCATTTTCAGTTCTTTTGTGTTCTTACTATTCTCGACCGGGGAGAGAATTTTTGACTGA